The following are from one region of the Etheostoma spectabile isolate EspeVRDwgs_2016 chromosome 15, UIUC_Espe_1.0, whole genome shotgun sequence genome:
- the LOC116702859 gene encoding transmembrane protein 100, which produces MGCTTGHLACQTQPQTNAGQEAQSLEAGGAKVPDVLSSLERLSQATGGMEKSWYRCIFPFGIISLVIGVAGTGVTYTYNDLPQTKVVSVVLLVMGVLLLLMATTCWTVHKKKRRKKKEGGSFTSEQCPL; this is translated from the coding sequence ATGGGCTGTACAACGGGCCACCTGGCTTGCCAAACCCAGCCCCAGACCAACGCGGGGCAGGAGGCTCAGTCCCTGGAGGCTGGTGGTGCTAAAGTCCCTGATGTGCTTTCCTCTCTGGAGCGTCTGTCCCAGGCCACTGGAGGCATGGAGAAGTCCTGGTACCGCTGCATCTTTCCCTTTGGAATCATCTCTTTGGTGATCGGCGTCGCAGGAACTGGGGTGACCTACACCTATAATGACCTGCCTCAGACTAAAGTGGTGTCAGTGGTGCTACTTGTCATGGGTGTTTTGCTGTTGCTGATGGCCACCACCTGTTGGACTGTCcacaagaaaaagagaaggaaaaagaaagagggaggatCATTCACCTCTGAGCAGTGTCCCCTGTGA
- the ccnf gene encoding cyclin-F, producing the protein MKAGVHCRCSKCYSVPARKRVRKRTPALTLLSLPEEVLLCVLQCLSAEDLLSVRAVHSQLRDIVDNHSSVWARVSFRDTWPSPNTLWLFERAAEKGNFEAAVKLGIAYLYNEGPLLSDEGRADVCGRKASHFFSLAESLHSPTTDPFIWVFIRPPWSPTGSCCKAVVFDRLKAECDSNAEKRGPLLHCLARVLQLFEGDERRSDAISMLEESSQAGCLQSSYLLWEHNRKAAMADPGRYLQYIRTLRDYAGKGCWEAQLSLAKVCSSGNPLGLESKACSDLVAQLFNSSNPASQHCTQGTLRQGIKDTMRYILVDWLVEVTTMKDFSSLTLHVTVGCVDRYLALCSVPKARLQLLGIACMVVCTRYISKEILTIREAVWLTDNTYKYEDLVRMMGEVVSVLEGKIRSPILLDYGEVLLSLLPLERRTTHLFSYICELSLLYSALATPPPSKLACAVLLLTRSLHHYAPVWPSQLVDYTGFSKQDLISLSVLLYVKCFSQDVPKDYRHVSLTGVKQRFEDEAYQHISKEKVMDFKELCQILEIPEVEPQMEPPSPTGQPADIHTFLAAPSSTNKKRRDDGMQVNRTSFVATPTAELSNQEETLLGDILDWSLDTSCSGYEGDQEEESEGEKDVDSSMISIKLHSLTDSDKRLEHCRALSSDEDSFSEAERDVSKDCQDKELVSFSTDLHSSGYSSVQSVSPSSTCCSSSLMPCTFKTFTTSVGAANAQPGFRLLVPMQRPRGTSSKQVKRKNSAAHSGGEVDKEEEEGDKYSANARFLSL; encoded by the exons ATGAAAGCGGGCG TCCACTGCCGTTGTTCAAAATGCTACTCGGTTCCAGCACGGAAGCGGGTCCGTAAGCGAACTCCAGCCTTAACCTTGCTGTCTCTACCTGAGGAAGTCCTCCTCTGCGTGCTCCAGTGCCTTTCTGCTGAGGACCTGCTGTCAGTCAGAGCA GTGCACTCCCAGCTGCGGGACATTGTTGACAACCACTCCAGTGTATGGGCCAGGGTCAGTTTCAGGGACACATGGCCATCACCCAACACACTATGGCTATTTGAAAG AGCTGCTGAGAAAGGGAATTTTGAAGCGGCAGTGAAGCTAGGGATTGCTTATTTGTACAATGAAGGGC CGTTGTTGAGTGATGAGGGGCGAGCGGATGTATGTGGTCGCAAGGCCTCCCACTTCTTCAGCCTGGCAGAGAGCCTGCACTCTCCCACGACAGATCCCTTCATCTGGGTGTTCATCCGTCCACCGTGGTCTCCCACCGGCAGCTGCTGCAAGGCCGTGGTGTTCGACCGTCTCAAGGCTGAGTGTGACAGCAACGCG GAAAAGAGAGGACCCTTGCTGCACTGTTTGGCCAGAGTTTTACAGCTATTTGAA GGTGATGAAAGACGCTCAGATGCCATATCTATGTTGGAGGAGTCGTCACAAGCTGGCTGTCTACAGAGCTCTTACCTGTTGTGGGAACACAACCGGAAAGCAGCT ATGGCAGATCCAGGCAGGTACCTCCAGTATATCAGAACCCTCAGGGACTATGCTGGCAAAGGATGCTGGGaggcacag ctCTCCCTGGCTAAAGTGTGCAGCAGTGGGAATCCGCTGGGTCTCGAGTCAAAAGCCTGCTCTGACTTGGTGGCTCAGCTTTTTAATTCCTCTAACCCGGCATCACAACACTGCACTCAGGGCACCCTGAGACAAGGCATCAAGGACACCATGAG gtacatcCTTGTGGACTGGCTTGTGGAGGTGACCACCATGAAGGATTTCTCCAGCCTGACGCTGCATGTGACAGTGGGATGTGTGGACCGCTACCTGGCCCTGTGCTCAGTCCCCAAGGCTCGTCTGCAGTTATTGGGAATCGCCTGCATGGTAGTTTGCACACG ctataTCAGTAAAGAAATACTGACCATTCGTGAAGCTGTCTGGCTTACAGACAACACCTACAAATATGAGGACCTGGTTCGAATGATGGGGGAGGTTGTCTCTGTGCTAGAGGGAAAGATCAGG AGCCCCATACTGCTGGACTACGGGGAGGTGCTGCTGTCTCTGCTCCCTCTGGAAAGGCGGACCACTCACCTATTCAGCTACATCTGCGAGCTGTCGCTGCTCTACTCTGCCCTTGCCACACCACCGCCTTCCAAACTGGCATGCGCTGTACTACTGCTTACACGGTCACTACATCACTATG CTCCTGTCTGGCCCAGCCAGTTAGTTGACTACACAGGCTTCTCTAAACAAGACCTCATTTCCCTTTCTGTGCTGCTCTATGTCAAGTG TTTTAGTCAAGACGTTCCCAAAGATTACAGACATGTGTCTCTTACTGGCGTTAAGCAGCGGTTTGAAGATGAGGCCTACCAGCACATCAGCAAAGAAAAG GTGATGGATTTTAAAGAACTGTGTCAGATCTTGGAGATTCCTGAGGTGGAGCCTCAAATGGAGCCTCCCAGTCCCACTGGTCAACCAGCAGACATCCACACCTTCCTCGCCGCTCCATCTAGCACCAACAAGAA GAGACGCGATGACGGCATGCAAGTGAACAGAACAAGCTTTGTTGCCACGCCCACGGCAGAGCTTTCAAATCAGGAGGAGACGCTGCTGGGCGACATCCTTGACTGGAGCCTGGACACTTCCTGTTCTGGTTATGAAGGGgaccaggaggaggagagcgAGGGAGAAAAAGATGTTGATT CTTCCATGATATCCATCAAACTGCATTCGCTGACTGATTCAGACAAAAGACTAGAGCACTGCAGAGCCTTGTCCAGCGATGAAGACAGCTTCTCTGAAGCGGAAAGGGATGTGAGCAAGGATTGCCAAGACAAGGAACTTGTTTCCTTCTCTACAGACCTTCACAGTTCAGGATACTCCTCTGTCCAGAGTGTTAGCCCTTCATCCACatgctgctcctcctccctcaTGCCTTGCACATTCAAGACCTTTACCACTTCCGTAGGTGCAGCCAATGCCCAGCCAGGCTTCCGCCTTCTGGTGCCCATGCAGAGGCCCCGGGGCACCTCCAGCAAACAAGTGAAGAGGAAGAACTCGGCAGCTCATAGTGGAGGTGAGGTGgataaagaagaggaggaaggagacaAGTATTCCGCCAATGCAAGGTTTTTGAGCCTATAG
- the tedc2 gene encoding LOW QUALITY PROTEIN: uncharacterized protein tedc2 (The sequence of the model RefSeq protein was modified relative to this genomic sequence to represent the inferred CDS: inserted 1 base in 1 codon) yields the protein MSTKENRVTTARHPDTSMSLLFMVEQVIKSCKAEQAKINDSIQLYRELLRTLTPQPKTDCDESECADGAAIDTVTSPGEKEDMELLERALEKALRVRTGTGSSKKASKKQSAPQKEPGTTAGSSKEGRQASAASKGNQTTTRSTSKSASLDRKQHRKPGMSVSKPSASYNPGPCKTTINRKIXQNCPVPSGGIVHQQAAARKSQQAVSASDSLDRGQLHTSTRHSKDQTIRSNVLSGNDPGRAAAISIPSDDTVPVSHTQGSGAHSVLRQNGNASDQTSKWKSLRSKQNRLWDKVVALQRKPAPGRSHFMERMRATFPKDWPCGCPDQTRALVNRLTHTGHDLTQHCLTKELLAKEMPEAATELGGKANKNDCFLTLERLSMTAAQLQNFAYQAKQEWETWDRWRPEAGCLCPTGANGVWGDEMIAPLPLTITYTTEAEFRKLEKLRMRVALLQQEMYLEQALLDTLSPHLSSIVPGPGCPNISVLRNMYSLLGEGGERFPAIVLDCELD from the exons atgTCAACCAAAGAG AACAGAGTGACCACAGCGCGACATCCAGACACAAGCATGTCACTGCTGTTTATGGTTGAACAAGTTATCAAGTCATGCAAAGCGGAACAAGCCAAGATTAACGACAGTATACAACTCTACAGAGAACTATTACGGACCTT AACGCCACAACCAAAGACAGACTGTGATGAGTCAGAATGTGCAGATGGTGCTGCTATag ACACAGTTACTTCACCAGGGGAGAAGGAAGATATGGAATTGCTTGAGCGAGCCCTGGAGAAAGCCCTCCGCGTCCGCACTGGCACAGGATCTTccaaaaaagcctcaaaaaaacaatctgcacCTCAAAAAGAGCCCGGCACCACAGCTGGCTCATCCAAAGAGGGAAGGCAGGCATCCGCAGCTTCTAAAGGAAATCAGACGACCACCAGATCAACCTCTAAATCTGCCAGTCTTGACAGAAAACAGCACAGAAAGCCTGGTATGTCAGTGTCAAAACCTTCAGCTAGCTACAATCCTGGGCCGTGCAAAACCACAATCAATAGAAAAA ATCAGAATTGTCCTGTCCCATCAGGTGGAATTGTGCATCAACAGGCAGCAGCAAGGAAATCCCAGCAGGCTGTCTCAGCGTCTGACTCTCTTGATCGGGGTCAATTACACACCTCAACCCGCCACTCTAAAGACCAGACCATTAGAAGCAACGTGCTGAGTGGAAATGACCCGGGCAGAGCTGCAGCTATCTCCATTCCTTCAGATGACACAGTGcctgtttcacacacacaggggtCTGGAGCTCACAGTGTACTTCGACAGAATGG GAACGCTTCTGATCAAACTTCAAAATGGAAATCTCTGAGGAGCAAGCAAAACAG gttatgGGACAAAGTTGTTGCCCTACAAAGGAAACCTGCGCCTGGGAGGAGTCACTTCATGGAGAGAATGAGAGCTACG TTCCCCAAGGATTGGCCATGTGGCTGCCCGGACCAGACCAGGGCTCTGGTCAACAGGCTGACTCACACAGGGCATGACCTCACCCAGCACTGCCTGACAAAAGAGCTTCTGGCCAAAGAGATGCCAGAAGCAGCCACAGAGCTGG GTGGTAAGGCAAACAAGAATGACTGCTTTCTGACACTTGAAAGGTTGTCGATGACAGCAGCACAACTCCAGAACTTTGCATACCAAGCGAAACAAG AGTGGGAAACATGGGATCGATGGAGGCCAGAGGCAGGTTGTCTTTGCCCCACTGGGGCAAATGGCGTGTGGGGAGATGAGATGATTGCACCCCTGCCCCTGACTATAACCTACACGACAGAGGCAGAGTTCAGAAAGCTGGAAAAGCTGAGGATGAGGGTGGCACTGCTGCAACAGGAGATGTACCTCGAGCAG GCTCTGTTGGACACTCTGTCCCCTCATCTTTCGTCTATAGTACCTGGGCCTGGATGTCCCAACATCAGTGTGCTGAGAAACATGTACTCCCTGCTGGGTGAAGGAGGGGAGCGCTTCCCGGCCATAGTCTTGGACTGTGAGCTTGACTGA